Proteins from one Elephas maximus indicus isolate mEleMax1 chromosome 12, mEleMax1 primary haplotype, whole genome shotgun sequence genomic window:
- the LOC126086818 gene encoding LOW QUALITY PROTEIN: olfactory receptor 2C1 (The sequence of the model RefSeq protein was modified relative to this genomic sequence to represent the inferred CDS: inserted 1 base in 1 codon; deleted 1 base in 1 codon; substituted 1 base at 1 genomic stop codon): MEKINNSFSEGFVLMGVSDHPQLETVFFFFFVVILISYLMTLVGNSTIILLSRLGARLHTSMYFFLSNLSSLDLAFTTSSVPQMLINLXGPDKTISYGGCVTQLYVFLWLGATECSLLVMMAFDHFVAVCRPLHYTTIMNPWLCWLLAAIALLGGLGNSVMQSTFTLQLPFXGHRRVDNFLCKVSAMIKLACGDTSLNEAVLNSVCTFFTAVPLSIILISYCYIAQAVLKIRSVEGQEKDFNTYFSLLVVGFLFYGSTIYGYLLPAETSNQDHGKFISPFYSVVTSMVNPLIYTLRNKEVKGALRRLLGKGREVG, translated from the exons ATGGAAAAGATCAACAACAGCTTCTCAGAGGGCTTCGTTCTGATGGGTGTATCTGACCACCCCCAGCtggagacagtt tttttttttttttttgtagtcattCTTATCTCTTACTTGATGACCCTAGTTGGGAACTCAACCATCATCCTGCTTTCCCGCCTAGGCGCCCGGCTCCACACatccatgtacttcttcctcagcaACCTCTCCTCCCTGGACCTTGCCTTTACTACCAGTTCTGTCCCCCAAATGCTGATCAATTTATAGGGCCCAGACAAAACCATTAGCTATGGTGGCTGTGTGACCCAACTCTATGTTTTCCTTTGGCTAGGGGCTACTGAGTGCAGCCTACTTGTGATGATGGCATTTGACCACTTTGTGGCAGTTTGCCGGCCCCTGCACTACACCACCATCATGAACCCTTGGCTCTGCTGGCTGCTGGCTGCCATTGCCTTGTTGGGTGGCTTGGGCAACTCTGTGATGCAGTCAACATTCACTCTGCAGCTCCCAT ATGGGCACAGGAGGGTGGACAACTTCCTGTGTAAGGTGTCTGCCATGATCAAACTGGCCTGTGGAGACACCAGTCTCAATGAGGCTGTGCTCAACAGTGTTTGTACCTTCTTTACTGCTGTGCCTCTAAGTATCATCCTGATCTCCTACTGCTACATTGCTCAGGCAGTGCTGAAGATTCGCTCAGTGGAGGGACAGGAAAAGGACTTTAATACATATTTCTCCCTCTTGGTGGTAGGGTTCCTCTTCTATGGCTCCACTATCTATGGATATCTGCTTCCAGCTGAGACCAGCAACCAGGACCATGGCAAATTCATTTCTCCTTTCTACTCTGTGGTCACGTCCATGGTGAATCCTCTCATCTACACTCTGAGGAATAAGGAGGTTAAAGGGGCACTACGTAGACTGCTGGGAAAAGGAAGGGAAGTGGGCTGA